The genome window TCAAACACGGCATACGCTTCCACAAACTGGCCTTTGTTATAAAATTCCATGGCTTGTTTCATGGAGTCCGATACTTGCTGTTTGCGCAGTTTGTTTTCCGTATCGGAGATTTTAGCCAGCAGTTTGGGGTCGTCTTTGCGCATGAGCAACGCATTGTACCAGGCATCCAACGCTTTTTGATAATCGCCGTCTTCATAGGCCACGTCTCCGCGGCGGGTATATTCCTTCGCGATATCATAATCAATTTTGCGTTTCCAAGACTGCGCTTTGGAATTGCCCGGCTGAATGGTTAAAATTTCATTTAATTTATCGTTGGCTTCCACCAAGCGGCCGCTGTCGTAGAGGCGGATGGTTTCCTGGAACTTGGCTTCAATCACCTGCGCTTCCGAAATCGTTCCATAGGTGCCCATATCGCTGGCTTGGCGGGCCAGCGTCTGCGCCTGTTTAAAATTCGGGTCAATACTTAAAATGGTTTGCGCCATTTCCTGGGCGCGCTGGTAATCCCCGTGTTTATAAAGCAGGTATGCGTTTTCGTACACCATGCGCAGGGTATAGTTCTGGATGCGCTGTTTTTCCAGCTGAACGGTGGAAAGATACTGTTTTTTCTCTTCCACGTCATTAAGCGTTCCCATAGAAATTTTGCTTAAGTCCAACAGCATGCCTTCTTCTTTTCCATGCTGGCGAACGGGAATTTCTTTACGAAAGGTAGCCGCTTGCATCCCGGCGGAGGCAAGAACGAGCAATAAGGTCAAAGTAAA of Elusimicrobium sp. An273 contains these proteins:
- a CDS encoding tetratricopeptide repeat protein; its protein translation is MKKYFTLTLLLVLASAGMQAATFRKEIPVRQHGKEEGMLLDLSKISMGTLNDVEEKKQYLSTVQLEKQRIQNYTLRMVYENAYLLYKHGDYQRAQEMAQTILSIDPNFKQAQTLARQASDMGTYGTISEAQVIEAKFQETIRLYDSGRLVEANDKLNEILTIQPGNSKAQSWKRKIDYDIAKEYTRRGDVAYEDGDYQKALDAWYNALLMRKDDPKLLAKISDTENKLRKQQVSDSMKQAMEFYNKGQFVEAYAVFERIIKIQPGDPRVQKYMSQLKNEIAAGYYNAGNKSYNSNRFDQAISYWTNAKKWGADSGTMDSLIKRARNAKENHLRVKQQQAIKAEQAAQKAEEAAKKAEEAATMEEEPIETVTVDPVPGLSEGAVIPGSIPGATGIGSSVGAVGTNETLPTLGGTTSRVSAEASAASRAKYIEGLDAFNQDDYERARQAWIVAKQLDPGNSDADLGLRKVEELLR